Proteins found in one Hypericibacter terrae genomic segment:
- a CDS encoding carbohydrate ABC transporter permease, with protein MTATTSTPASLPRQLTLDEEGKRLGFRMTLPTQILILFIAVFPLLMQIYISLTDWSPLDGVSWISAYESWNNFANFVDLIQDDRLWAALRRTFLVMAVCVPAQFFLALGLAVLFVDNFIGKRLFYSILLTPMMVVPSVAGYMFFMLFQSGGPINGIISGVTGMDFAVAWLSDPHLALVAVMIADVWQWTPLMFLILLAGLIGVPEDQLRAATLLGASWWQRFTTIMLPRIKIVIVIALAIRVVEIFKIFDTLYVMTGGGPGVATETISVYIYKITTQDLTWAYVAAIALFILITLSVLANMALRRMGRRS; from the coding sequence ATGACCGCCACGACCTCGACCCCTGCGAGCCTGCCGCGGCAACTGACCCTGGACGAGGAGGGAAAGCGCCTCGGCTTCCGCATGACGCTGCCGACGCAGATCCTGATCCTCTTCATCGCCGTCTTCCCGCTGCTGATGCAGATCTATATCAGCCTGACGGACTGGTCGCCGCTCGACGGCGTGAGCTGGATCTCGGCCTATGAGAGCTGGAACAATTTCGCCAACTTCGTCGATCTGATCCAGGACGACCGGCTCTGGGCGGCGCTGCGGCGCACTTTCCTGGTCATGGCGGTCTGCGTCCCGGCGCAGTTCTTCCTGGCGCTGGGGTTGGCGGTGCTGTTCGTCGACAATTTCATCGGCAAGCGGCTGTTCTACTCGATCCTGCTGACGCCGATGATGGTGGTGCCTTCGGTCGCCGGCTACATGTTCTTCATGCTGTTCCAATCGGGCGGGCCCATCAACGGCATCATCTCCGGCGTCACCGGCATGGATTTCGCGGTCGCCTGGCTCTCCGACCCGCATCTGGCGCTGGTCGCGGTAATGATCGCCGATGTCTGGCAATGGACGCCGCTGATGTTCCTGATCCTGCTGGCGGGCCTGATCGGCGTGCCGGAGGACCAGCTGCGCGCGGCGACCCTGCTGGGCGCCTCCTGGTGGCAGCGCTTCACCACCATCATGCTACCGCGCATCAAGATCGTCATCGTGATCGCGCTGGCGATCCGGGTGGTCGAGATTTTCAAGATCTTCGATACCCTCTATGTGATGACGGGCGGCGGTCCCGGCGTCGCGACCGAGACCATCTCGGTCTATATCTACAAGATCACGACCCAGGACCTGACCTGGGCCTATGTCGCGGCCATCGCGCTCTTCATCCTGATCACGCTGTCGGTGCTGGCCAACATGGCGCTGCGCCGGATGGGACGGAGAAGCTGA
- a CDS encoding carbohydrate ABC transporter permease produces the protein MKRSIAFELVRYALILAAVAITLVPIVWMATMAFKPIPEWTASGADLTWWPRNPTLDNFRFVFGEETSELIVALDKSAIRPIAASLLASIFGTLIAMICGTAAAYGLSRFNVGGNLPLALIQLRLFPPMAVMIPIMIMWSFLGLVDTWWGLALVYGIVTLPFAFWLMKTFFDEMPREIEEAALVEGCSRFRVFMRITLPVMRAPLASSALFVFILNWSDYLIGLLLTTKEWVTVPVYMASLSSSMTGQLYGAKAALGLIAAVPPVVLGIAIQKYLVRGLTFGALKQ, from the coding sequence ATGAAGCGTTCCATCGCCTTCGAGCTCGTTCGCTACGCGCTGATCCTCGCCGCGGTCGCGATCACGCTCGTGCCGATCGTCTGGATGGCCACCATGGCCTTCAAGCCGATTCCCGAATGGACCGCGAGCGGTGCCGACCTTACGTGGTGGCCGCGCAACCCCACCCTCGACAATTTCCGCTTCGTGTTCGGCGAAGAGACGTCTGAATTGATCGTGGCGCTGGACAAGAGCGCGATTCGCCCGATCGCCGCCTCCCTGCTGGCCTCGATCTTCGGGACCCTGATCGCCATGATCTGCGGCACGGCTGCGGCCTATGGCCTGTCGCGCTTCAATGTCGGCGGCAACCTGCCGCTGGCCCTGATCCAGCTGCGCCTGTTCCCGCCGATGGCGGTGATGATCCCCATCATGATCATGTGGAGTTTCCTCGGCCTGGTGGACACCTGGTGGGGGCTGGCGCTGGTCTATGGCATCGTCACGCTGCCCTTCGCCTTCTGGCTGATGAAGACCTTCTTCGACGAGATGCCGCGCGAGATCGAGGAGGCGGCGCTGGTCGAAGGCTGCTCGCGCTTCCGCGTCTTCATGCGCATCACCCTGCCGGTGATGCGGGCACCCCTGGCGAGCTCGGCGCTCTTCGTCTTCATCCTCAACTGGTCCGACTATCTGATCGGCCTGCTGCTCACCACCAAGGAGTGGGTGACGGTGCCGGTCTACATGGCCAGCCTGTCTTCTTCCATGACCGGGCAGCTCTATGGCGCCAAGGCGGCGCTGGGGCTGATCGCGGCCGTGCCGCCGGTCGTGTTGGGCATCGCGATCCAGAAATATCTGGTTCGCGGCCTGACCTTCGGCGCGCTCAAGCAGTAG
- a CDS encoding ABC transporter ATP-binding protein yields MAAIHLENLVKHFGGFSAIKQMDLEIRDKEFMALLGPSGCGKSTTMNIIAGMESPSSGRVLFDGVDVSQTPMGKRGVGFVFQNYAIFTHMTVRQNLAYGLKMRRLPKAEIDKAVAKVAQLLQLEPYLDRPAAKLSVNILQRLAIGRSAAVNPSIFLLDEPLSNVDAAFRAVMRTELKHLQREFGQTMVYVTHDQLEAMTMADRIAVMDHGLLQQVGSPLDVYNNPCNTFVARFLGAPGMNLIAGAVVEENGKLSVDCGPAGRSGTLAAPLAAGVRKAGAKDVHFGIRPEDLEFAAEGGAGLVMQVVFVERIGPRAILHLTAGDRNAKIVAENLAAVKTGERLRLSPRAGRIRLFDAGSGRAILEA; encoded by the coding sequence ATGGCCGCCATCCATCTCGAGAACCTGGTCAAGCATTTCGGCGGTTTCTCGGCCATCAAGCAGATGGACCTCGAGATCCGCGACAAGGAGTTCATGGCGCTGCTGGGCCCCTCGGGCTGCGGCAAATCCACCACCATGAACATCATTGCCGGCATGGAGAGCCCGAGCTCGGGCCGCGTGCTGTTCGACGGCGTCGATGTCTCGCAGACGCCGATGGGCAAACGCGGCGTCGGCTTCGTGTTCCAGAACTACGCCATCTTCACCCATATGACGGTCCGCCAGAACCTGGCCTATGGCTTGAAGATGCGCCGCCTGCCCAAGGCCGAGATCGACAAGGCCGTCGCCAAAGTCGCGCAGCTCTTGCAGCTCGAGCCCTATCTCGACCGGCCCGCGGCCAAGCTCTCGGTCAATATCCTGCAGCGCCTGGCGATCGGCCGGTCGGCGGCCGTCAATCCCTCGATCTTTCTGCTGGACGAACCACTGTCGAATGTCGATGCGGCCTTCCGGGCGGTCATGCGTACCGAGCTCAAGCATCTGCAGCGCGAGTTCGGTCAGACCATGGTCTATGTGACCCACGACCAGCTCGAGGCCATGACCATGGCCGACCGGATCGCGGTCATGGATCACGGCCTGCTGCAGCAGGTCGGCAGCCCGCTCGACGTCTATAACAACCCCTGCAACACCTTCGTCGCACGCTTCCTCGGCGCCCCCGGCATGAATCTCATCGCCGGCGCGGTGGTCGAGGAGAATGGGAAGCTGTCGGTCGATTGCGGGCCGGCCGGCCGTTCCGGGACGCTGGCGGCGCCCCTGGCGGCCGGCGTTCGCAAGGCCGGGGCGAAGGATGTCCATTTCGGCATTCGGCCCGAGGATCTCGAGTTCGCCGCGGAGGGCGGGGCGGGCCTCGTCATGCAGGTCGTGTTCGTCGAGCGGATCGGGCCGCGCGCCATCCTGCATCTGACGGCCGGGGACCGGAACGCGAAGATCGTGGCCGAGAACCTGGCCGCGGTGAAGACGGGCGAGCGGCTGCGCCTCAGCCCACGGGCGGGCCGGATCCGGCTCTTCGATGCCGGCAGCGGCCGCGCGATCCTGGAGGCCTGA